The Triticum urartu cultivar G1812 chromosome 5, Tu2.1, whole genome shotgun sequence genome contains the following window.
CATGATTCCTTTCCGTGCCAACATCCTTATGCCCCCCCCCAAACTTCCCACCGACGCGATCCCCCATCACCGATGAGCTGGATCTTGCAGCCTGATGAGACAAGAGAGAGGGACTGGCCACAACTTGAGGAAAGGATCGCTCGTCGTTGTCCAGCTTGCCCCGCCACCACCCAAAGGAGTCGAAATTGTGGATGGGATCAGAAACCCTAGACCTCCGCCATAGGTGGCCAAACTATGGTTCAAGGTAAGAATCGCCCGCGATGTGATGGAAGTGCGAAGTGACCGAGGTGGAGTCCAACCCCTCCCCCATACAGCTCACCCGTGGCAAATCCTCTGTGGGGCCCTCATGGCGGTGGGGCGGACCAGGACCCAGAATCCCCCCCACCAACCAGAAGCTGCGACCGCCATGGCCCAGCTGTCATACGACTAGCTGGTGCTGACGTAGTCGTGTATGGCGGACCGGATTCGCATGGCGAGGGAATCCTGTGGTCAACTCTCGCCAAATGACAAGGAAACTGCATGACTACCTTCCTGTACCGCCTCGCCCTCACACAGCCTGTGTGCATCCACCGTCACATCGTCGACGTTGAGGAGCACCAGCTTGAGCGCGTCTTGCGGGAGAATCAGCAGTTCGTGATCGAAGGGGATAGTATGCCGAGATCGAAGATCCATGACCAACGAAACCTCCCAACGCCTGTCGTGCGCGGCCATCCCTCGCGGGGTCAGAAAGGTAGTTTCTTCATGACCACCATCGCCATGAGTTATTGCTTCACGGATTTGAGGTGACATGGCATGGCAACTTCTTTCCAATAAGACGGCGAGTTAGCTTAAGTTTTACCCGATTCTTCCTCGAGGGCTGGGGTTTCACTCCTTTGCCCCAAAGACAAGTACGCTTAATTTGTGGCAAGCATTTTAACCTTGTCTTGTATCTATCTTAAAAATGTGAGAGGTTTACAGGGATGGCTCCATGGAGGTGGGGAACGGTTGAGGGAAGGCAGCAACGCTGGTGTGGGCCGCGGGAGCGCCATCTCCCACAGGTGGTTGTGTCTAGCGGTCCGAACGAGGGAGCTAAGTACCCAATCCAAAACCGTTTATACAGCATCGCTCTACTTATATGCGATATACTCTCGTCTTATATTTGTCTAAATCCgaatgtatcaagtcacattttaatATTATATACATCCGTATATAGATAAATTAaaacaagaattttgggacgaagggagtactaaACTTATTTACGTGGcaaagagcgtttagatcactgaAGTAGTGTATTTgcttacagagggagtagtatttaTCAGCTATATGCACAAAGCCATGCGGTACTCCATATCTATGAGGTTGAGAATTTTGAGCACAAGTTCCAGCCATTTTATCAGCTTATGAGCTGTAGCTTTCATTTAATTAGAGCAAAGCTATCATTTCACATAGATCTTGACATGCATCTCGAAGCTGCTTGCTTACACAGGAATTACGTGGGAAATCCATTGCCCGTGAAATCTGCAGCTTCTCAGAAGGAACTCGTAGGACAGACAATTGCCCAATCAACCAAAAGCAAATATATCCAGCAGCATGTCGAGAATGAAATCAACCACAGGAAATCTTTAATGTTAACCACAGAGAAGTTCACACTCCGCGGAGCAAAAAGAGAACTACTCAGTACCAAAACATTGGGAACAAGCATAGATACTAAGAACTGGCTCAAGCTTCTGCTCAGGAAACAACAAGCGCTCTAGTAACCACCCTTGAGATCGTTGACGACGTCGTACGGGATGGGGGTGACCGTCTCGATGGTGGTGCCCTCCACCATGAACCCAGGCTTGGGGCCTGCTGGCTGCCTCTTGGTGCTGATGACCTCACCACGCGCCTTGGCCTCCGCCTTCAGCTTGTCGTTGTTGAGCTTCCTCTGGAGGAACTCCTCGTTGCACCTGGATGGCTGCACGTGCTCCACACGCACATGGATCCTCTTCTTGATGATCCTGTTGCCAACCTGATGACAGAGAACACATGTTACAATCTGTGTACAGAGCACAGACATATATGAAACCACTGATACATAGTACAGGGCAACATTTACATGTAAAAGGCATGACAAGCAAACACTAATTTAGATGTATAACACAAAGTAGTTTACAGACAAGGAAATGCAGAAATAATATTGGGACCAACATCAAGTGATGTAAAATGTGGCTTACTGTGGTCTACCAATCCAAATGGAGAAAACAAACAACTACTACCAACGAGAATCATTAGAGAGCTAACATTTACCGTGTACAAAATCTTATCAGCATACAAAGATGAGCCATGAAATGCATCCAAACTACTACATATTAGACAAAACAAGCCATGAAATGCATCCAAACTAGGACACATTAGATGAAACGGGCTAGGATATGCAACCCATATGCAACATTACATGAAACAAGCCAAGGTATCCACTAAATAAGAAAACAGATGTTTATATGTGTATCATCCAATTAGGCTGTCATAACTGCTACAGGTAAAGCATGCAGTCAGAGGAAGCCAGAATGAAATTTTAATGTATGCCCATCACACGAATCGTGCGCCACAAAAACCTCTCCCGTGGAATACCACGCCTTCCCATAGCTTAAGGGGGAAGCGCTCGGCCTAGGGCATGTGTAATCAAACAGTTCAATCTAATCCATTCTCAAGATGCAGCATAACATAACAGGACATCAAATCATTGCAGGACATTACAGAAATGTGTAGCTATGCAAGCAAATTGACAAACAGGAAAAGTAAGCAAGACAATTTATAAGAGTAACAACATATGAACATGATCTGAAGAGTTCATCACAGGCACACATAGCAATCTATCATAACAAATCAAGCACAGAAAAGCATTCTAGTATACTAAACTGAATTCGCATCAAACGAACCAAGAGATTTGGTGACCTTCAGAATCTCCGGCCACAGACCAGATTTACGTGTCCCGTCGGTCAAGATCGCAGTATCGCCCTAGGAGCACAGATCTAACAAACCCAACGACCACAGATGAAGAACAGAGAAGGTATGGGGCTGGGGAATTATACCTGCTTGTTGATCTCGACGCCGATGGCGCGCTTGGTGACGTTCCAGACGCGACCGGTGCGGCCGTGGTAGAACTTGTGCGGCATACCCTTGTGGACGGCGCCGTTCACCTTGACGTCGACATGCTCGCCGACCTTGTAGGTGCGCAGGTAGGTGGTGAGCGGGATGTACCCCTTCTTGCGGAAGGGCCGCGCGAACAGGTCGCGCGTCCGCGACCGCCGCCCGTGCCCCGCCNNNNNNNNNNNNNNNNNNNNNNNNNNNNNNNNNNNNNNNNNNNNNNNNNNNNNNNNNNNNNNNNNNNNNNNNNNNNNNNNNNNNNNNNNNNNNNNNNNNNNNNNNNNNNNNNNNNNNNNNNNNNNNNNNNNNNNN
Protein-coding sequences here:
- the LOC125511408 gene encoding 60S ribosomal protein L21-2-like is translated as MPHKFYHGRTGRVWNVTKRAIGVEINKQVGNRIIKKRIHVRVEHVQPSRCNEEFLQRKLNNDKLKAEAKARGEVISTKRQPAGPKPGFMVEGTTIETVTPIPYDVVNDLKGGY